The following is a genomic window from Variovorax paradoxus.
GCCAGGTCTTCGAGCTTGAAGCTGGGCTTGCCGTCTTCCTTCTTCGGCCACTCGATGCCGTCGGGCCGCAGCGCGTAGGTCAGGCGCACCACGTCGAGCAGGTCCCACCGGCCGCAGTCGTTCTGCCATTCACGTGCGTAGGGGTCGATGAGGTTGCGCCAGAACAGGAAGCGCGTCACCTCGTCGTCGAAGCGGATGGTGTTGTAGCCCACGCCGATGGTGCCGGGCTGCGAAAACGCCTTTTCGATCTGCGCCGCAAAGGCATGTTCGGGAATGCCGCGCTCCAGGCAGACTTGCGGCGTGATGCCGGTGATGAGGCAGGCCTCGGGGCTGGGCAGGTAGTCGGGCGCCGGCTTGCAATAGATCATCAGCGGCTCGCCGATTTCGTTCAGCTCTGCGTCGGTGCGAATGGCGGCGAACTGCGAAGGCCGGTCGCGGCGCGGCACGGCGCCGAAGGTTTCGTAGTCGTGCCAGAGAAAGGTGTGGTTCATTCAGAGCAAGGGAGAAAACAATCGTGCAAGGGCATCGCCAAGGCGGCGCCAGAAACTCTGCGGACGGTTGGCGCGCACCGCACCGGAGCTGTGAAGGTCGGTTTCGAACTGCGCCGCCAAGGGCCGCGCCAATTCCGGCCCATAGACCACCGCGCTCACCTCGAAGTTGAGCCTGAAGCTGCGGTTGTCGAAATTCGCGGTACCGATCATCGCGCAATGGTCATCGACCACCAACGTCTTGGAGTGCAGCATGCGTGCCTTGTACTCCCACACCTTCACGCCGGCTGCAATCAGCTCGTCGAAATAGGAGCGCGCGGCGGCGCTCACAATGGCCGAGTCGCTGCGGCGCGGCACCAGCAGGCGCACGTCGACGCCGCGCAGCGCCGCACTGGTGAGCGCCATCATGGCGGGCTCGCCGGGCACGAAGTACGGGGTGGTGAGCCAGGCGCGTTCGCTGGCCGAGTGAATGGCCTCCACGTGCATGCGATGGATGGGCTCCAGCATGTTGTCGGGGCCGCTGGTCACAATTTGCACAGGAATGTCGCCCGCCTCCACCTGCGGCAGCATGGCCTCCATCAGATGGTCCATGTTGCGAAGGTCTTCGCCGGTGGCATAGGCCCAGTCTTCGAGAAAGGTGGTCTGGAGCCAGCGTACCGCGCTCCCTTCGATGCGCAGGTGCACGTCGTGGTAGGCGTCGGGCCGGGTGCGCTTGTCTTCCTCGTCGGTAATGTTGACGCCGCCGGTAAAGCCCACGCGGCCGTCGCACACCACGATCTTGCGGTGGGTGCGGTAGTTGGTTACCGGCCGCAGGCGCCGGCCGATGCGCGTGTCGTGGAACAGCGCAATCTCCACGCCAGCGGCAGAAAGCGGCGCCATGAACTTGCGGCCGATGCGCTTGGAACCCAGTGCGTCGAGCAGAAGGCGCACCGCCACGCCCTGCCTGGCGCGTTCCGCCAAGAGGTCACGCAGCGCAGTGCCGATCTTGTCGGGCTCGAAGATGTAGTACTCGAGATGAATGTGGTCGCGTGCGGCGCGCACCGCATCGAAGATGGCGTCGAAGGTGCGCGCGCCGCCCGACAGCAGTTCCACGCCCGTGGCGCTGGAAACCGGCAACCCGCAAGCTGCGGTGCCGAGCCGAGCCATCTGCTGCAGCGCCGGCGGCGCATTCTGTGCCGCGTCACGCAGCCGGGCCAGTTCGCCCTGCGTGTGAGCCTTGGCGCGGCTCCGCAAACGCTTGACCCGCTGTTTGCGCAAACGCTGCGGCCCAAGGAAGTAATAGATGACGAAGCCCGCAAACGGCAACAGCGCGAGCGACAGGATCCAGCTCATCGTGGACACCGGCGCGCGCTTCTGCATCACGATCCATACCGAGAGCACGGCGATATAGCCGCTCCAAGCCAAAGAGAGGCCGGTTTTCCATTCCTGGCTGAGCTCGGGAAGAATCAAGGTGAAGCTTGTGTGCGGGTAATTTCCGGCCCAAGAAAAAAGGCCGGCAGCGAATGCTACCGGCCTTTTCAGTGTTGCCAGGAATACCGCGGAAGCGGCGCTGCCGGCTCCCGCTTTATCCTGCCGCAGCCTCTTCGGCTTCAGGCTTGGACTTGCCTTCCTTCTTGGGCAGCGGCTGGATGTCCAGCTGCACCTCGCCCTTGTCGTCGATGTCGACCGACAGGCGGCCTCCATCGATGAGGCGACCGAACAGCAGCTCGTCGGCCAGTGCACGACGGATCGTGTCCTGGATCAGGCGCTGCATCGGGCGGGCACCCATCAGCGGGTCAAAGCCCTTCTTTGCCAGGTGCTTGCGCAAACCGTCGCTGAACGTGACGTCGACCTTCTTCTCGGCCAGCTGCGTTTCGAGCTGGAGCAGGA
Proteins encoded in this region:
- the cls gene encoding cardiolipin synthase, with amino-acid sequence MILPELSQEWKTGLSLAWSGYIAVLSVWIVMQKRAPVSTMSWILSLALLPFAGFVIYYFLGPQRLRKQRVKRLRSRAKAHTQGELARLRDAAQNAPPALQQMARLGTAACGLPVSSATGVELLSGGARTFDAIFDAVRAARDHIHLEYYIFEPDKIGTALRDLLAERARQGVAVRLLLDALGSKRIGRKFMAPLSAAGVEIALFHDTRIGRRLRPVTNYRTHRKIVVCDGRVGFTGGVNITDEEDKRTRPDAYHDVHLRIEGSAVRWLQTTFLEDWAYATGEDLRNMDHLMEAMLPQVEAGDIPVQIVTSGPDNMLEPIHRMHVEAIHSASERAWLTTPYFVPGEPAMMALTSAALRGVDVRLLVPRRSDSAIVSAAARSYFDELIAAGVKVWEYKARMLHSKTLVVDDHCAMIGTANFDNRSFRLNFEVSAVVYGPELARPLAAQFETDLHSSGAVRANRPQSFWRRLGDALARLFSPLL